From a single Pseudophryne corroboree isolate aPseCor3 chromosome 6, aPseCor3.hap2, whole genome shotgun sequence genomic region:
- the LOC134934006 gene encoding olfactory receptor 5A2-like: MGDLTPYYNGEANITEHNAHHHIAVEVRNRTEITEILLLGIPSLQQHKVLTFSLFLVIYWVTICGNLLIVSLVVHSKNLHSPMYFFLTQLSLSDILVATDIVPNMLYVVLYDGGLVSLLGCITQYLIFCSSESSECLLLTVMSYDRYLAICNPLRYTAIMSHMLCFKLVIMCWVLSYLLLLNQAIPIFKLSFCGPHVIDHFFCDYDPLLELSCSDTYVVELESNLLSIPLIIIPFFVIIISYIYIVSAILRIPTLTGRHKAFSTCSSHLVVVCIFYGALSNIYSVPKKANSLNLTKFLSLLYTVVTPLINPFIYSFRNKDIHKAFDKFIKN, from the exons ATGGGTGACCTGACACCATATTATAATGGGGAGGCAAATATCACAGAACACAATGCACACCATCATATTGCAGTAGAG gtgagaaacagaACAGAAATCACAGAAATATTGCTATTAGGAATTCCAAGTCTCCAGCAACATAAGGTTTTAACTTTCTCTCTGTTCCTTGTGATTTACTGGGTGACAATATGTGGGAACCTTCTGATCGTCTCATTGGTGGTGCACAGCAAGAATCTCCATTCTCCTATGTACTTCTTCCTTACTCAACTTTCTCTGTCTGACATTTTGGTGGCTACAGATATTGTTCCCAATATGCTTTATGTTGTCCTCTATGATGGAGGCCTCGTTTCTCTTTTGGGCTGTATCACTCAGTATTTAATCTTTTGTTCCTCAGAAAGCTCAGAGTGTCTCCTTCTAACAGTGATGTCTTATGACCGCTATTTGGCCATATGTAACCCGCTGCGTTACACTGCTATAATGAGTCACATGCTTTGCTTTAAATTAGTTATAATGTGCTGGGTTTTAAGTTATTTACTGCTACTAAATCAAGCTATACCAATATTTAAATTATCATTTTGTGGACCACATGTGATTGACCATTTTTTCTGTGATTATGACCCTTTGTTGGAACTGTCCTGCTCAGATACTTATGTAGTTGAACTTGAATCTAACTTGCTTTCAATCCCATTAATTATCATTCCTTTTTTTGTCATTATTATTTCATATATTTATATTGTGTCCGCCATCCTTAGAATCCCAACCCTTACTGGAAGACATAAGGCCTTCTCTACCTGCAGCTCCCACCTGGTCGTTGTCTGTATATTTTATGGAGCACTATcaaacatttattctgttcctaaGAAAGCAAATTCACTAAATCTAACTAAATTCCTGTCTCTGCTGTACACTGTGGTAACACCATTGATTAACCCTTTCATATATAGCTTCAGGAATAAAGACATACATAAAGCATTTGATAAATTCATCAAGAATTAA